aaaagaaccaaaagctctgataccaaatgatgcgaatcctcgtacgaatgaaagcaaacacgattattagaatcacgccctcaattcaatatcgaacaaggatcgattgtgttgtcccgatcttttgaaacaagaaaagatttgtgatattcacctctaaacgattaacacttagcaacaaatatcaacgatgataacaatcgaatttcatacgaaccttcaaagaacttgttttgacaatccgtgcgaaaaacaatcgacaaacgccacaaagattcaatctttgataagtttgatttgattttgaacaaagctttaaaagccttgagaattgagagaaactcctcaaaatatttttatcaatcgGAATTATTTCGTTCATGTCTATTACAATCATTATATAACCAATAAAACATGcaaaaaagtagtgtaaaaagtcataaagaacgttgtgaacaatttctacacggcagggcgcgcggctgcgcatgatctcgcgcggtggcgcgcgagaTTCTGTCCATGCACGCGGTAGCGCCAAATCACGCGCGGATGCGCGCGAATGggcgcgcgcggctgcgccaaATCACGGCGGTGGCGTGCGCATGGGCGCTTGCGGCTGCGCCACTTGTGGCGCGGTGGCGCGCCTAGTGCTGCTTCATGCGCGTGGCTGCGCCGCTTCACCCGCGCGTACTACTGTCCTCATGATCATTTAgtacttgaataacattccaaatacTTCCATCTTTGTGCCCATGTTCACCAAGCTTCTCTACTTTATACacccaacttgtaggacttccttgatagcttttcatgagtccttgaagtgcttctttaaacttcttactaCGTCCCCTAGTTATAgatccttcgggcaactccaatgACTCTCTtgccttctttggtgcttgaccaaccacgtttgcatcaggTTAAGCTGGCATTGAGAATCGATTCCCGGGTGACAAATAATGAGGCTGAATATGAAGCTGTTCTTGCCGGCATCAAAGCTGACCGGGAAGTTGGAGCTTCTAGGATCATTATTTACTATGATTCACAGTTGATTACACAACAGATCAAGGGTTTTTATGAGGCTAAAGATGATAGGATGCTCAAATATCTACAGCTCATCAAAGCCCAGTCAAAAGTCTTTgtggattggagtattgaacaaATACACCGGGAAGAAAATAGTGAAGCAGATGCTTTGGCAAAAATGGCTTCTTCTCTGTCAGAAGCCAGTACCCGGGAAGTACTACATGTTTCCCGGCTAGTCCTCTCCGCAGAAGAAGAAACACTGCTAACACCTGAGGACTCCTGGATGACATCCCTGATAAAGTTCATTGTAAACAATGAATTACCTGAAGACAAAGTCCAGGCCCAGAAGATCAAGAGACAAGCTCTCAGGTTTGCTCTCTTAAATAATATCTTGTACAGGAGATCATTTGAGGGACCCATATTAAAATGCTTACCTGTGGGGGAGGTAGATTATGTCCTCCGGGAAATTCATGAAGGGTGCCGCCGTGAACATCTTGGAGGAATATCTTTGGCCTGGAAGACAATGCTTTCCGGATTCTGGTGGCCAACTATTAGCCAGGTCTCTTCCCGGGTGGTACGGGCTTGTGAAGGATGTCAGCATCACTCAAACTTTCAGCACAGTCTTGCCACCCTTATGAAGCCTATCTGGGCATCTTGCCCTTTTGACCAGTGGGGTATGGACATCGTCGGTCCTTTTCCTATCGCCCGAGCTCAAAAGAAATTTTTGCTGGTAGCTGTGGACTATTTTTCTAAGTGGGTAGAAGCCGAGCTCCTGGCCAAAATTACTGAGCAAGAGGTCTTGAAATTCCTGTGGAAGATATCAGATAATGGAAGACAGCTTCAGGGAAAAGAGATTACATCCTGGTGCCGAGAGATGAAGATCACTCAGTCTTTCACCTCTGTTTTCTATCCTCAAGCTAGTGGCCAAAC
This window of the Primulina tabacum isolate GXHZ01 chromosome 12, ASM2559414v2, whole genome shotgun sequence genome carries:
- the LOC142520238 gene encoding uncharacterized protein LOC142520238 is translated as MTLLPSLVLDQPRLHQVKLALRIDSRVTNNEAEYEAVLAGIKADREVGASRIIIYYDSQLITQQIKGFYEAKDDRMLKYLQLIKAQSKVFVDWSIEQIHREENSEADALAKMASSLSEASTREVLHVSRLVLSAEEETLLTPEDSWMTSLIKFIVNNELPEDKVQAQKIKRQALRFALLNNILYRRSFEGPILKCLPVGEVDYVLREIHEGCRREHLGGISLAWKTMLSGFWWPTISQVSSRVVRACEGCQHHSNFQHSLATLMKPIWASCPFDQWGMDIVGPFPIARAQKKFLLVAVDYFSKWVEAELLAKITEQEVLKFLWKISDNGRQLQGKEITSWCREMKITQSFTSVFYPQASGQTEVENRILVQELKTRLQEEKREQALIQMEAYRGRDMKSYNKKVRIRDFQLGDLVMKKINLAGDVGKLEARWEGLNKNNPKGIGNLPKTL